In the genome of Neofelis nebulosa isolate mNeoNeb1 chromosome 8, mNeoNeb1.pri, whole genome shotgun sequence, one region contains:
- the MEIG1 gene encoding meiosis expressed gene 1 protein homolog, whose translation MASSDAKPKSVSRAKKWSEEIENLYRFQQAGYRDETEYKQVKQVSMVDRWPETGYVKKLQRRDNTFYYYNKQRECDDKEVHKVKIYAY comes from the exons ATGGCTAGTTCTGACGCGAAACCAAAATCAGTAAGTCGTGccaaaaaatggtcagaagagatagaaaatctgTACAGGTTTCAACAAGCAGGATATCGGGATGAAACTGAATATAAACAAGTGAAACAAGTTTCTATG GTAGATCGCTGGCCAGAGACCGGATACGTGAAGAAACTTCAGAGAAGGGACAATACTTTCTATTACTACAACAAACAGAGGGAATGCGATGACAAGGAAGTCCACAAAGTGAAAATTTATGCTTACTAG